The following proteins are co-located in the Deinococcus betulae genome:
- the rpsI gene encoding 30S ribosomal protein S9 — protein MPIQQPEQFYGTGRRKSAVARVFLRPGEGKIIVNGKEFQTYFRGLLRAVHALQAFRETGTAGRYDAVITVAGGGPTGQADAIKLGISRALLKVNPDFRAQLKPKGLLTRDPREVERKKYGLKKARRAPQFSKR, from the coding sequence CAGCAACCCGAACAGTTCTACGGCACCGGCCGCCGCAAGAGCGCCGTGGCCCGCGTGTTCCTCCGCCCTGGCGAAGGCAAGATCATCGTGAACGGCAAGGAATTTCAGACCTACTTCCGTGGTCTGCTGCGCGCCGTCCACGCCCTGCAAGCCTTCCGTGAAACCGGCACCGCCGGCCGTTACGACGCCGTGATTACAGTGGCGGGCGGCGGCCCCACCGGCCAGGCCGACGCCATCAAGCTGGGCATCTCCCGCGCCCTGCTCAAGGTGAACCCCGACTTCCGCGCGCAGCTCAAGCCCAAGGGTCTGCTGACCCGCGACCCCCGCGAAGTCGAGCGCAAGAAGTACGGCCTCAAGAAGGCCCGCCGCGCGCCCCAGTTCAGCAAGCGCTAA